From one Pedobacter faecalis genomic stretch:
- a CDS encoding DUF1493 family protein — MDNEIFNQLKSLIIEMRGRYKIELTRDTQLERDLKITGDDALEFFEEFGKRFDIDTEDLELSEYFAPEGSFSLYKLIFTGKETKKKVITLGHLEKAIALGKLDESILAD, encoded by the coding sequence ATGGATAATGAGATATTTAACCAGCTAAAATCCCTGATAATTGAAATGAGAGGTAGGTATAAAATAGAGCTTACAAGAGATACTCAATTGGAAAGAGACTTAAAAATTACTGGTGATGATGCATTAGAATTTTTTGAAGAGTTCGGAAAAAGGTTTGATATAGATACTGAAGACCTAGAATTATCAGAGTATTTTGCTCCAGAGGGAAGCTTTTCTTTGTATAAATTAATTTTCACTGGAAAGGAAACTAAAAAGAAGGTGATAACATTAGGGCACTTAGAAAAAGCTATCGCTTTGGGAAAATTAGACGAAAGCATCTTAGCAGATTAG